From Drosophila subpulchrella strain 33 F10 #4 breed RU33 unplaced genomic scaffold, RU_Dsub_v1.1 Primary Assembly Seq354, whole genome shotgun sequence, the proteins below share one genomic window:
- the LOC119561084 gene encoding uncharacterized protein LOC119561084 — protein sequence MSNSAMVAVAICCILVLLAVFIVIIIVVGQTIEEPK from the coding sequence ATGAGTAACAGCGCCATGGTGGCCGTGGCCATCTGCTGCATCCTCGTCCTGCTGGCCGTCTTCATCGTGATCATCATAGTCGTTGGCCAGACCATCGAGGAGCCCAAATGA